Proteins encoded in a region of the Planococcus shixiaomingii genome:
- a CDS encoding GNAT family N-acetyltransferase, whose translation MNIKTTDRWDEHLWHDASPPYMKAFRDKGAKPVNIIRNMFAQQIAELHVIYDESNAVGMALTGKLTKDRVMIIDYLAISRNEQNRGLGKALVDALKQKASDEGYEHLIIETEAEETPDNKRRIHFWQSCGFHLTDYVHHYIWVPEPYQAMYLPLLSDSRKMTGEELFVSINLFHQLSFRKVKKGRN comes from the coding sequence ATGAATATCAAAACAACCGATCGTTGGGATGAGCACCTTTGGCACGATGCCAGCCCCCCTTACATGAAGGCATTTCGAGACAAAGGTGCCAAGCCGGTCAACATCATCCGGAATATGTTTGCGCAACAGATTGCCGAACTGCATGTAATTTACGACGAGTCGAACGCGGTTGGCATGGCCCTCACCGGAAAGCTCACCAAGGATCGCGTTATGATTATCGACTATTTGGCCATATCCCGAAATGAACAGAATCGCGGCCTTGGCAAAGCCTTGGTTGATGCCTTGAAGCAAAAAGCAAGTGATGAAGGGTATGAGCACCTGATCATTGAAACAGAAGCTGAAGAAACGCCGGATAACAAAAGGCGCATCCATTTTTGGCAATCTTGCGGCTTTCATCTTACCGACTATGTCCATCACTATATCTGGGTGCCGGAACCTTACCAGGCCATGTACCTTCCCCTTCTTTCCGATTCGAGGAAGATGACAGGAGAAGAATTGTTTGTGTCCATCAATCTTTTTCACCAATTGTCCTTTCGCAAAGTTAAAAAGGGCAGAAATTAG
- a CDS encoding NUDIX hydrolase, producing the protein MRPRANTLGLLFHEGCLLVEEQHGIHSKGTGLFYRPIGGTIELGEPSAQALVREYREELNADVEIVRYVSCLENIYQIEGNVFHEITQLYVVSFKENALYKKKTFTVTKGTKTTTARWLPLTDLRKPETVLYPVGLLDVINQEICKGE; encoded by the coding sequence ATGCGACCACGAGCCAATACGCTCGGCCTGCTTTTTCATGAAGGCTGTCTATTAGTCGAAGAACAGCACGGAATCCATTCAAAGGGCACGGGTCTTTTTTACCGGCCGATTGGCGGAACGATTGAACTGGGTGAACCTTCAGCCCAAGCTTTGGTAAGGGAATACCGAGAAGAGCTGAATGCCGACGTGGAAATTGTCCGCTATGTCAGCTGCCTGGAAAACATCTATCAAATTGAAGGCAACGTGTTCCATGAAATCACCCAACTGTATGTGGTGTCCTTCAAAGAGAACGCTCTTTACAAAAAGAAGACGTTCACAGTTACCAAGGGAACGAAAACGACGACTGCCAGATGGCTTCCGTTAACCGATTTGCGTAAACCCGAAACCGTATTGTACCCTGTTGGCCTGTTGGACGTGATCAATCAGGAAATATGCAAGGGAGAGTGA
- a CDS encoding bifunctional helix-turn-helix transcriptional regulator/GNAT family N-acetyltransferase: MPEMKHVERIRKFNRYYANVLGKIDQEIYNRPYSLLEARVISELHDKQGAIAKDIREKLGIDRGYMSRIFQKFEADELIEKKQSPDDKRQQLLYLTEAGETIYRDLVDNANLELSKMVDQLADPDLAKLTTAMKTIETLLHGAAPTPDQVVIRPFRAGDIGYVAYLHGIVYGKTYHFSESFEYYVLKGLTEFMANREGGELWIAEVNGEIAGSIAITKATDDIAQLRWFVLDENYQGLGIGKQLMKTALAFCRAQQYRQVFLWTVNILGAARYLYESNGFVLTEKKPNTEWADTELYEERWDLKLIERQ; the protein is encoded by the coding sequence ATGCCGGAAATGAAGCACGTCGAAAGAATACGCAAATTTAACCGGTATTATGCCAATGTGCTCGGAAAAATCGATCAGGAAATTTACAACCGGCCGTATTCATTGCTTGAAGCGCGCGTCATTTCAGAACTTCACGACAAGCAAGGCGCCATTGCCAAAGACATTCGCGAAAAATTGGGCATTGACCGTGGCTATATGAGCCGGATCTTCCAGAAATTCGAAGCCGATGAGCTGATTGAGAAAAAGCAATCGCCTGATGACAAACGCCAGCAACTGCTTTACCTGACAGAAGCCGGTGAAACCATTTACCGGGATTTAGTAGACAACGCCAACTTGGAGCTGTCAAAAATGGTCGATCAGTTGGCTGACCCGGATCTGGCCAAACTGACCACTGCAATGAAAACGATTGAAACCTTACTGCACGGGGCTGCGCCAACTCCTGATCAAGTCGTCATCCGGCCGTTCCGTGCAGGAGACATTGGCTATGTCGCGTATTTGCATGGCATCGTTTATGGCAAGACGTATCATTTCAGCGAAAGCTTTGAATACTACGTCTTGAAAGGCTTAACGGAGTTCATGGCAAACCGGGAGGGCGGGGAACTGTGGATTGCGGAAGTGAACGGGGAAATTGCGGGATCCATTGCCATCACAAAAGCGACCGACGATATCGCTCAGCTCCGGTGGTTCGTGCTGGATGAGAACTACCAGGGTCTTGGCATCGGCAAACAATTGATGAAAACAGCTTTAGCGTTTTGCCGCGCGCAGCAGTACCGGCAAGTTTTTCTATGGACCGTCAACATCTTAGGCGCTGCACGCTATTTATACGAAAGTAACGGCTTTGTGTTGACGGAGAAAAAGCCGAATACAGAGTGGGCTGATACTGAACTGTACGAAGAGCGCTGGGATTTAAAATTGATAGAGAGACAATAA
- a CDS encoding ABC1 kinase family protein, which translates to MLFVRLFIEVVLVAFFIYFVGGRLMGSQINFMKRVLSVALGVVLTSFVYWYSYLRHTDYLTESAVTEIASVSTVIWIGSMLLISMLLYLFFELFDPIELGEKGERITGRKFILRRMQLRWRRQKRLRQVLEIAIRNGISRGLRYARHRENDRELAIAFRDTLEQSGGIFIKFGQVLSTRTDLFPAPFIEELGKLQQDVKPLPSPQVQAILQNSLNAPLDEVFSFFDPEPLAAASIGQVHKAILRSNNQHVVVKLLRPEIKRIMRDDLNILVEFAEWVSSRSTWAENLGFRQLAIGFAAGLQEEINFDIEIRNMVQISNALAKSPYPVKIPHVYTEYSNDTLIVMEFVNGKNLAKGGAVVLQVGIDPKDFGRTVLFSFFEQMLFSGIFHADPHPGNIFIDERDGTPILLDFGAVGRLAAPQQDGVIRFIIGVQQNDASVLYEAITMLVDEHDHIDRQKFEQALGQLLLKISYVDAIPTKELIQALFQLVRHFGLSFYPSVGTALRSLITLDGTLHLIDPTFDMFTEAKTFAKKYKSAAFKKPFKDPRIIKERLEDELTLLIPELLNIPKRLDHLLQRVEGGKVILHHDVFSDKKNSGFILQLFSRFVLLMTGITFGLVSAALLAIAQFIDAAFAVYLNIAAYTGLFLCVILLVRLSIQAIRDMKRHSGA; encoded by the coding sequence ATGTTGTTTGTACGGTTGTTCATTGAAGTAGTGCTGGTCGCCTTCTTTATCTATTTTGTCGGCGGCCGTTTAATGGGGTCGCAGATCAACTTCATGAAACGGGTGTTGTCCGTAGCGCTCGGTGTAGTATTGACTTCATTCGTTTACTGGTATTCGTATTTGCGCCATACCGACTATTTGACGGAAAGCGCCGTGACGGAGATTGCCAGTGTCAGTACGGTGATCTGGATCGGCAGCATGCTGTTGATTTCGATGCTATTGTATTTGTTTTTCGAACTGTTCGATCCGATTGAGCTTGGGGAAAAAGGAGAACGCATCACCGGCCGCAAGTTTATCCTTCGGCGCATGCAACTGCGCTGGCGGCGCCAGAAACGGCTGCGCCAAGTGCTGGAAATCGCCATCCGGAACGGCATTTCCCGCGGCCTCCGGTATGCCCGCCACCGGGAAAATGACCGGGAGCTCGCCATCGCGTTCCGGGATACACTCGAACAAAGCGGCGGCATTTTCATCAAATTCGGCCAAGTGCTGTCGACGCGCACCGATCTGTTTCCTGCACCGTTCATAGAAGAGCTCGGCAAATTGCAACAAGACGTCAAACCGCTTCCGAGCCCGCAAGTGCAGGCGATTTTGCAAAATTCCTTGAACGCGCCGCTCGATGAAGTCTTTTCCTTTTTTGATCCGGAGCCGCTTGCAGCCGCTTCTATCGGCCAAGTGCACAAAGCGATACTCCGGTCCAACAACCAGCACGTCGTCGTGAAGTTGCTGCGGCCGGAAATCAAGCGCATCATGCGGGATGACTTGAATATCCTAGTGGAGTTCGCGGAATGGGTATCCAGCCGCTCGACGTGGGCAGAGAACTTAGGGTTCCGTCAGCTGGCCATCGGTTTTGCAGCAGGTCTTCAGGAAGAAATCAACTTTGATATTGAAATCCGCAACATGGTGCAAATATCGAACGCTTTGGCAAAAAGCCCTTATCCCGTCAAAATCCCGCACGTTTATACGGAATACAGCAACGATACACTCATTGTCATGGAATTTGTCAACGGCAAAAACTTGGCAAAAGGTGGAGCCGTAGTCCTCCAAGTTGGCATCGATCCGAAAGACTTCGGACGCACGGTTTTGTTTTCCTTTTTTGAACAAATGCTGTTTTCGGGCATTTTCCACGCCGACCCGCATCCCGGGAACATTTTTATCGACGAACGGGACGGTACGCCGATTCTGCTCGATTTTGGGGCAGTGGGGCGCTTGGCCGCTCCTCAGCAGGATGGCGTCATCCGCTTTATCATCGGCGTTCAGCAAAACGATGCGAGCGTCCTTTACGAAGCCATCACCATGTTGGTGGACGAGCATGACCACATCGACCGCCAGAAGTTCGAACAGGCCCTTGGACAGCTGCTCTTGAAGATCTCCTATGTCGATGCCATTCCGACCAAAGAGCTTATTCAAGCGCTATTCCAGCTCGTGCGCCATTTCGGCTTGTCGTTTTATCCATCGGTGGGCACAGCGCTTCGGTCGCTGATCACCTTAGACGGGACACTGCATTTGATTGACCCGACGTTCGACATGTTTACCGAAGCGAAAACGTTCGCGAAAAAATACAAATCGGCCGCTTTCAAAAAGCCGTTCAAAGATCCGCGCATCATCAAGGAACGGCTCGAAGACGAACTGACCCTGCTCATCCCGGAACTGTTGAACATCCCGAAACGGCTGGATCATCTTTTGCAGCGTGTCGAAGGCGGCAAAGTCATTTTGCACCATGACGTCTTCTCGGATAAGAAAAATTCCGGTTTTATTCTGCAACTGTTTTCCCGTTTCGTGTTATTGATGACAGGAATCACATTCGGATTGGTGTCTGCCGCTTTACTGGCGATTGCCCAATTCATCGATGCCGCATTTGCGGTGTACTTGAACATCGCGGCCTATACCGGGTTGTTTTTATGTGTGATCTTGCTGGTCCGCTTGTCGATTCAAGCGATACGCGACATGAAACGCCATAGCGGAGCCTGA
- a CDS encoding 3-ketoacyl-ACP reductase, whose translation MGQSLSGKVAFVTGAGRGIGCATAIALAKEGVSVGLIARTDKHLPDVVNQIKAFGGTAAYAIADVSQMDEVEQAIMHLTGALGPADILINNAGIGQHAALLDADPAEWKKVIDVNLMGVYYVTRVVLPQLIKKKGGDIINISSTSGLKGSAGSTAYSASKFGVLGLTESLSQEVRKHNIRVFGLAPSRVVTDMTIQGFLQEDNLEKFMQPEDLAEYMVSLLKLHPRIFIPSSSLWSTNPF comes from the coding sequence TTGGGGCAATCGTTGTCTGGAAAAGTGGCATTTGTAACGGGAGCGGGCAGAGGCATCGGATGTGCGACCGCTATCGCGTTAGCGAAGGAAGGCGTCAGCGTCGGGCTGATTGCACGGACCGACAAACATTTGCCGGATGTCGTCAACCAAATTAAAGCGTTCGGCGGGACTGCAGCTTACGCGATTGCGGATGTTTCCCAAATGGACGAAGTGGAACAAGCAATAATGCATTTAACAGGTGCGCTCGGTCCGGCAGATATTTTAATCAACAATGCGGGCATCGGCCAACATGCCGCTTTACTGGATGCGGACCCTGCAGAATGGAAAAAAGTTATTGATGTCAACTTGATGGGCGTCTATTATGTTACGCGTGTTGTGTTGCCTCAGCTGATCAAAAAGAAAGGCGGGGATATCATCAACATTTCCTCCACCTCCGGCCTGAAAGGCAGTGCGGGTTCTACTGCCTATAGCGCGTCGAAATTCGGGGTGCTCGGTCTGACGGAATCGCTGTCGCAGGAAGTAAGGAAGCACAACATCCGGGTATTCGGACTTGCGCCGAGCCGTGTGGTGACGGATATGACCATCCAGGGATTCTTGCAAGAAGACAACTTGGAGAAATTCATGCAGCCGGAGGATTTGGCGGAATACATGGTATCGCTGTTAAAGCTGCATCCGCGTATATTCATTCCGTCATCGAGCCTCTGGTCAACCAATCCATTTTAA
- a CDS encoding Yip1 family protein: MNEINEKPHYGKINPFTGIWVRTRETVRYVIEEKSFGYVMMLIVIAGIISSLVGAFDPEATAGFPIWGTLLMGIIIGPIAGIVGVAIISAIYLVIGKLFKGTSTYSEMFKAIGTTSIPSIWFAPILLVGYLAAPDLMAVDAEVEITPASMIIGGLMAIAGLVFTIWSILIQSKAIGEAHRFSSWKGFFTLLIPGVIGLVLLIALIIFLVATFMNFS, from the coding sequence ATGAATGAAATCAATGAAAAACCGCATTACGGAAAAATCAATCCTTTCACGGGCATCTGGGTTCGGACAAGAGAAACGGTTCGCTATGTAATCGAAGAAAAATCGTTCGGATACGTCATGATGCTGATTGTGATAGCGGGGATTATCAGCTCGTTAGTCGGAGCATTTGATCCGGAGGCTACTGCAGGTTTCCCTATATGGGGCACATTGCTGATGGGCATCATTATTGGGCCAATTGCCGGAATCGTGGGAGTGGCTATAATATCCGCCATTTACTTGGTTATCGGCAAACTGTTTAAGGGCACAAGTACTTACTCCGAAATGTTTAAAGCAATCGGTACAACATCTATTCCGTCTATTTGGTTTGCACCGATTTTGTTAGTCGGTTATTTAGCCGCTCCTGATTTAATGGCGGTCGATGCTGAAGTGGAAATCACACCTGCTAGCATGATCATCGGCGGCTTAATGGCTATTGCAGGTCTTGTTTTTACCATCTGGAGCATTTTGATCCAAAGCAAGGCCATCGGCGAAGCGCACAGATTCTCAAGCTGGAAAGGTTTTTTCACGTTGTTGATTCCAGGAGTTATCGGCTTGGTTTTGCTTATTGCGTTAATTATCTTTTTAGTTGCGACATTCATGAATTTTTCTTAA
- a CDS encoding histidine phosphatase family protein has product MTTICLVRHGETDWNAQGKLQGSMDIPLNANGILQAKACSEHLKETAWDYIVTSPLQRAKNTAEIINGKLDVPLIVMAEFMERHFGDAEGMTLQDRRAIFPDKKYPNQEPASSFHDRLIGGVQKINQQFANSRILLVAHGAVIDAILTAISSEEKAGNTPLQNGCMSHIHFNDNNWQVKSVNEVSHLFSQSRS; this is encoded by the coding sequence ATTACTACGATCTGCTTAGTAAGACACGGTGAAACGGATTGGAACGCACAAGGGAAACTTCAAGGAAGCATGGATATTCCACTGAACGCCAATGGCATTTTACAGGCGAAGGCGTGCAGTGAACATTTAAAGGAAACCGCATGGGATTATATTGTCACTAGCCCGTTGCAGCGTGCAAAAAACACAGCAGAAATTATCAATGGAAAATTGGATGTGCCGTTGATTGTAATGGCAGAATTTATGGAACGCCATTTTGGAGACGCGGAAGGCATGACCCTGCAAGACCGCCGTGCCATTTTCCCGGATAAGAAGTACCCGAATCAAGAACCTGCTAGTTCATTCCATGATCGTTTGATAGGGGGCGTTCAGAAAATCAATCAGCAATTTGCCAATAGCCGAATTTTACTGGTTGCGCACGGAGCGGTCATCGATGCTATCTTAACTGCCATTTCATCTGAAGAAAAGGCAGGAAATACGCCTTTACAAAATGGCTGCATGAGCCACATTCATTTTAATGACAACAACTGGCAGGTTAAAAGCGTCAACGAAGTGTCCCATCTTTTTTCACAGTCACGTTCATGA
- a CDS encoding MBL fold metallo-hydrolase codes for MINVYEREGVICMEGVLTDSGRTVFSFLVDGMLIDTGAEKLQKDMSAFCDSHSFDFVALTHSHEDHTGNAAWIEEHVSIPLFVHPSSIGFCAKPGIYPAYRQQTWGQRRAFTAQPLGESIRSRTLEWQVIHTPGHAEDHMAFYHAETGRLFSGDLFVSAKTKVSMETESIPLIMKSLRTLLALDITALFCSHAGYFKNGREQLERKLAYLEELSDKVTALSKQGYSAVDIKHQLFPAAYPIIAFSNGEWDSLHVVNSILADLPINHL; via the coding sequence GTGATCAACGTCTATGAACGGGAAGGTGTCATTTGCATGGAGGGCGTTTTAACAGATTCCGGCCGCACGGTTTTTTCCTTTTTGGTCGACGGCATGCTCATCGATACCGGAGCAGAAAAGCTCCAAAAAGACATGAGCGCTTTTTGCGACAGCCATTCGTTCGATTTTGTTGCCTTGACCCATAGCCACGAAGATCATACCGGCAACGCGGCTTGGATTGAGGAACATGTCAGCATCCCGCTATTTGTTCACCCGTCATCAATCGGTTTTTGTGCAAAGCCGGGCATCTATCCGGCCTACCGGCAGCAAACGTGGGGACAGCGGCGTGCCTTCACAGCGCAGCCTCTTGGCGAGTCGATCCGCTCCCGGACGCTCGAGTGGCAAGTGATTCACACACCGGGCCATGCCGAGGACCATATGGCCTTTTACCATGCGGAAACGGGACGCCTGTTTTCCGGCGATTTGTTCGTTTCGGCAAAGACGAAAGTGAGCATGGAGACGGAGTCGATCCCCCTTATCATGAAGTCGCTCCGGACGCTGCTGGCTCTGGATATCACCGCTCTTTTTTGCAGCCACGCTGGCTATTTCAAAAATGGACGGGAACAGCTGGAGCGAAAACTCGCTTATCTTGAAGAGTTAAGCGATAAAGTCACTGCACTCAGCAAACAAGGTTATTCGGCAGTTGACATCAAACACCAGCTTTTTCCTGCGGCGTATCCGATTATTGCTTTCTCGAACGGAGAGTGGGATTCGTTGCATGTCGTGAACTCGATCTTAGCGGATCTACCTATTAATCACCTATAA
- a CDS encoding GNAT family N-acetyltransferase yields the protein MEFVAETDRLLLKVFEKSDLEASERFWGNPEVMNHSGGATPLNVLPQVLEAYQKRYIEKRISVFAVIEKTSGQVIGAAGFNTEDGLEKVELLYHFAKASWGKGYATEAVHACLELAVNHPLVETVCASAAPGNKASIRILEKAGFRFTEMKFFEDTQQLEPVYEITAKMG from the coding sequence ATGGAATTTGTCGCGGAAACAGACCGCTTACTGTTAAAAGTGTTTGAAAAAAGCGATTTAGAGGCTTCTGAGCGCTTTTGGGGAAATCCGGAAGTCATGAACCATTCCGGAGGCGCAACGCCGCTAAACGTTCTGCCACAGGTATTGGAAGCCTATCAAAAAAGATACATAGAAAAAAGGATTTCCGTTTTTGCGGTAATTGAAAAAACCAGCGGTCAGGTGATCGGCGCTGCCGGATTCAACACCGAAGATGGACTCGAAAAAGTGGAATTGCTGTACCATTTCGCTAAAGCGAGCTGGGGCAAAGGCTATGCCACGGAAGCTGTACACGCCTGTCTGGAGTTGGCTGTCAACCACCCGCTCGTTGAAACGGTCTGCGCTTCTGCCGCTCCAGGCAATAAAGCATCGATCCGGATCCTTGAAAAAGCCGGGTTCCGTTTTACGGAGATGAAATTTTTCGAAGACACGCAGCAGCTGGAACCGGTCTACGAAATCACGGCAAAAATGGGATAA
- a CDS encoding 3'-5' exonuclease, translating into MDKRDAEQILNQKLRETRPQWQRRQPVRPKKYKTSLKKTANYVILDFETTGLRAGSDKIIQIGAVKYIDHNRVDTMYVTINPECSISPTITRITGITNQDVQGAPVIEEVAHELIAFIEGFPIIAHNAPFDMGFLYALEEITPIPEYTVIDTVQLARRVIKETPNHKLTTLTAFLELEHNAHDALGDCLATAAIYQYCISRM; encoded by the coding sequence ATGGACAAGCGAGATGCTGAACAAATACTGAATCAAAAATTGCGTGAAACACGGCCACAGTGGCAACGACGCCAGCCGGTGCGCCCGAAAAAATACAAGACGAGCTTGAAGAAAACCGCCAATTACGTAATCCTGGATTTTGAGACGACCGGCCTGCGTGCCGGCAGCGACAAAATCATTCAAATAGGTGCCGTTAAATACATCGACCATAACCGGGTGGACACGATGTATGTCACAATCAATCCCGAATGCTCGATTTCACCGACGATCACCCGCATTACCGGCATCACGAACCAAGATGTTCAAGGCGCACCGGTCATCGAGGAAGTGGCGCATGAACTCATTGCGTTTATCGAAGGCTTTCCGATCATTGCGCATAACGCGCCGTTTGATATGGGGTTCCTCTACGCCTTAGAGGAAATCACGCCGATCCCGGAATACACGGTGATCGATACCGTCCAATTGGCGAGAAGAGTGATCAAAGAAACACCGAACCACAAATTGACCACCTTGACCGCTTTTTTGGAACTCGAACACAACGCGCACGATGCGCTCGGCGACTGTTTGGCCACTGCCGCCATTTATCAGTATTGCATCAGCCGCATGTAA
- a CDS encoding SRPBCC family protein has protein sequence MVGLINEPVAKAEMLIRRPVAEVFQAFVDPAITTKFWFTDSSGRLETGENVKWEWAMYGASTNVHVIEIEENQRILIEWGEPKNLTPVEWVFSPRGDTGTYVTITNAGFHGTPDDIVKQAIDSMGGFTMVLCGLKALLEHNIELNLVADKAPDAHVKQKDSAS, from the coding sequence ATGGTTGGATTAATCAATGAACCGGTAGCAAAAGCTGAAATGTTAATCCGTAGGCCAGTCGCTGAAGTTTTCCAAGCCTTTGTCGATCCTGCCATCACCACAAAGTTCTGGTTTACGGACAGCAGCGGCCGATTAGAAACGGGAGAAAACGTCAAATGGGAATGGGCGATGTACGGTGCCTCGACAAATGTCCATGTCATTGAAATTGAAGAAAATCAACGCATTCTGATTGAATGGGGAGAACCAAAAAATCTTACACCCGTGGAATGGGTCTTTTCCCCTCGGGGCGATACCGGCACTTACGTCACCATCACCAATGCCGGCTTCCACGGAACGCCAGATGACATCGTTAAGCAAGCCATCGATTCTATGGGAGGCTTCACAATGGTTTTATGCGGGTTAAAAGCCCTTTTAGAACACAACATCGAATTGAATTTAGTTGCTGACAAAGCCCCTGATGCTCATGTGAAACAAAAAGATTCAGCTAGTTAA
- a CDS encoding nuclear transport factor 2 family protein — protein sequence MAIMKTRDFFEQVNQAFLDNDTSFIKENVTEDVVWTMAGEGVIRGKTAFVEFMEKMGMGDDRDGTLTIDNIITEGPQTAVIGKMTGTMEGTMKTYLYCDIYLLDEQQNGKIKELTSFVTEMKE from the coding sequence ATGGCCATCATGAAAACGCGAGACTTTTTTGAACAGGTCAATCAAGCTTTCTTGGACAACGATACTTCTTTTATTAAAGAGAATGTAACAGAAGACGTTGTGTGGACGATGGCAGGGGAAGGTGTTATCCGCGGAAAAACTGCTTTTGTCGAGTTTATGGAAAAGATGGGAATGGGAGATGACCGGGACGGTACGTTGACCATTGACAACATCATCACAGAAGGACCTCAAACTGCGGTCATCGGTAAAATGACTGGAACGATGGAAGGTACAATGAAAACATACCTGTACTGTGATATTTACCTTCTCGACGAGCAGCAAAATGGCAAGATCAAAGAATTGACTTCTTTTGTTACTGAAATGAAAGAGTAG
- a CDS encoding nuclear transport factor 2 family protein, with amino-acid sequence MAVMNLQSFIEQADQAFFDRDFAFFEKNLTEDASWNVVGRFFVSGKTEVVEAMRAATAEMDFDGNNAQIVRDNLIANGNEAAVKGSIAMTLPNGDKKTIYYFDLYVLDSGQEGKIKEFTSFVIESTEQQEGGM; translated from the coding sequence ATGGCTGTCATGAATCTGCAAAGTTTTATTGAGCAGGCAGACCAAGCTTTCTTTGACCGCGATTTTGCTTTTTTTGAAAAGAATTTAACGGAAGATGCTAGCTGGAATGTGGTAGGCCGTTTTTTTGTCAGCGGCAAAACGGAAGTCGTTGAAGCGATGCGGGCTGCTACAGCAGAAATGGATTTTGATGGCAACAATGCGCAAATCGTACGTGATAACTTGATTGCAAATGGCAACGAAGCTGCAGTAAAAGGTTCGATTGCGATGACCTTGCCAAATGGCGATAAGAAAACCATTTATTATTTTGATCTGTATGTCTTGGATTCGGGGCAAGAAGGAAAGATTAAAGAATTTACCTCTTTTGTAATTGAGTCTACGGAACAGCAGGAAGGCGGAATGTAA